In Lycium ferocissimum isolate CSIRO_LF1 chromosome 11, AGI_CSIRO_Lferr_CH_V1, whole genome shotgun sequence, a single genomic region encodes these proteins:
- the LOC132038143 gene encoding uncharacterized protein LOC132038143: MEHFDEDYTQEAEDNHSKDLGGNSAAKDNVGVGISMGRAAPSGQVEHEQLKQRVEKIEESLKVLVAYVEGERIRKSEKAKKKKKETLNEVAGEVEVDVDQPIARHVDVPNAQDVHVQVLKISLCQLIKIFLLMCLLLKLRRSLQLKLRMKKKSLLLKLRYKKSPQ, translated from the coding sequence ATGGAGCATTTTGATGAGGACTATACTCAAGAGGCCGAGGATAATCATTCGAAAGATCTTGGTGGTAATTCAGCCGCAAAAGATAATGTTGGTGTTGGGATTTCTATGGGTCGTGCTGCACCAAGTGGGCAGGTGGAGCATGAACAACTGAAACAGCGTGTGGAGAAGATTGAGGAGTCTTTGAAGGTTCTTGTCGCTTATGTTGAGGGGGAAAGAATTAGAAAGAGCGAGAaggcgaagaagaagaagaaggagactCTCAATGAAGTTGCTGGTGAGGTTGAGGTTGATGTTGATCAGCCAATTGCTCGACATGTCGATGTGCCAAATGCTCAAGATGTCCATGTGCAAGTGCTCAAGATCTCTCTGTGCCAACTAATCAAGATCTTTCTGCTGATGTGTCTGCTACTGAAGTTGAGAAGGAGTCTGCAACTGAAGTTGCGAATGAAAAAGAAGTCCCTGCTGCTGAAGTTGAGGTATAAAAAGAGTCCCCAATAA
- the LOC132037558 gene encoding homeobox-leucine zipper protein ATHB-40-like: MDIISSSMNHQVDDQRVMISQYYPGIYTQLVPERGEVKPRWRRKKNKGEVSSNTSGVVRKRKLSEEQVNLLERSFGNEQKLETGGKDKLASELGLDPQQVAVWFQNRRARWKKKKLEDEYFKLKAEHETMIVQKNCLETEVLKMKEQLSEAEKKIQRLLLERNCNNSPISTSSYSMEQPHFLGEFGIIEEILMDNNVFFIPDDQNSYINSLG, from the exons atggatatcaTATCAAGCAGCATGAATCACCAGGTTGATGATCAAAGGGTTATGATCTCTCAGTACTATCCTGGTATTTACACCCAACTGGTACCAGAACGAG GAGAGGTGAAACCGCGGTGGAGACGAAAGAAGAACAAAGGTGAAGTGAGCAGCAACACTAGTGGAGTAGTGAGGAAGAGGAAGCTTAGTGAAGAACAAGTTAATCTTCTTGAACGGAGTTTTGGAAACGAGCAGAAACTCGAGACGGGGGGGAAGGACAAGCTTGCTTCTGAGCTTGGTCTTGATCCACAACAAGTCGCGGTTTGGTTCCAGAACAGGAGGGCTagatggaagaaaaagaaactcGAGGATGAATATTTCAAGTTAAAGGCTGAGCATGAGACTATGATCGTTCAGaaaaattgtcttgaaactGAG GTGTTAAAGATGAAGGAGCAGTTATCTGAAGCAGAAAAGAAGATACAAAGGCTATTATTGGAGCGTAATTGCAATAATAGCCCAATTAGTACTTCATCATACTCAATGGAGCAGCCACATTTTCTTGGGGAGTTTGGAATAATAGaggaaatattaatggataaTAATGTGTTCTTCATTCCTGATGATCAAAACAGTTATATTAACTCTCTGGGATAA
- the LOC132037992 gene encoding F-box/kelch-repeat protein At3g23880-like: MATSMQDSSRLSIPNLPPELINEILLRLPVKSLLRLTCVSKSWLALISNHAFIKTHLRLSANNENNSHHKLMLRYNQPKYPLKGCSFRSLIYESVTEASDLDCLVKNGHSLRIVGSVNGLVFLSSGAKELLLWNPAIRKYKKFPDYKPRLKSTIRCVTYGFGYDEFRDDYKVVGIFRLYEYDSLDHVEVGIYSLSSDSWRSKDAFPGKMRFVYPSKLLYGKVHWATTAGIISIDMADEKWGKIEQPSCVERGFTFKIGVLGNDLSVLCYDHTCANVWVMEEYGVKESWTRMYTIKFRFDIERYGLVRSFFMSNKGEILLVFGSTLMIYDPKGDSIKYAKVTNFGSCNGSEIYLESLVCPMSKKE, from the coding sequence ATGGCAACTTCAATGCAAGATTCGTCGAGGTTGAGTATTCCTAACCTTCCACCAGAACTCATAAATGAAATCCTCTTACGGTTACCAGTGAAATCCCTCCTTCGACTCACGTGTGTTTCAAAATCTTGGCTTGCATTAATCTCTAACCATGCATTTATCAAAACCCATCTTAGATTATCAGCTAATAACGAGAACAACAGCCACCATAAGCTTATGTTGAGATATAACCAGCCTAAGTACCCTCTTAAGGGTTGTTCTTTTAGGTCTTTAATTTATGAGTCTGTTACCGAGGCATCTGACTTGGATTGTCTGGTGAAAAACGGCCACAGTTTACGGATTGTGGGTTCCGTTAATGGATTGGTTTTTCTTTCCAGTGGAGCAAAGGAATTGCTTCTATGGAACCCAGCAATTAGAAAGTACAAGAAATTTCCTGATTATAAACCTAGGTTGAAGAGTACTATTAGATGTGTCACATATGGTTTTGGATATGATGAGTTCCGTGATGATTATAAGGTGGTAGGTATATTTCGTCTTTACGAATATGACAGTTTGGATCACGTCGAGGTCGGAATATATAGTCTAAGCAGTGATTCTTGGAGAAGTAAGGATGCTTTTCCGGGTAAGATGCGATTTGTTTATCCAAGTAAGTTGTTATATGGAAAGGTTCATTGGGCTACGACTGCAGGTATCATTTCGATTGATATGGCTGATGAGAAATGGGGAAAGATAGAGCAACCTTCTTGTGTAGAACGAGGTTTTACTTTTAAGATAGGAGTGTTGGGAAATGATCTTTCTGTACTCTGTTATGATCATACTTGCGCAAATGTGTGGGTTATGGAGGAGTATGGGGTTAAAGAGTCTTggacaagaatgtatactatcaAATTTCGTTTTGATATTGAGAGGTATGGGCTTGTACGATCCTTTTTCATGTCAAATAAAGGTGAAATTCTGCTTGTGTTTGGATCAACTTTGATGATATATGATCCAAAGGGTGACTCAATAAAATATGCAAAGGTTACTAACTTTGGTTCCTGTAATGGGAGTGAAATCTACCTTGAAAGCCTTGTATGTCCCATGTCAAAGAAAGAATAA